The DNA window TGATTAGGCTGTGGGCAATCAACAACAAATCCAATCAAGCAGCGAACATCATCAGAAGCTGCTGTGGAAGATGCTGATCCTAACAGAAGTTCAACAACAACCAAGAGTTCATCAATCAGAGCATTAATTTCACCCAAGGATCTCTTTGTTCCAGTAAGGGCAAAGTTATCGATCGAATTTGGTTCCCGGATTGCCCAGTAGCACCTTCTGCAGCTATCAAGAAGCATTTGCAATGCATTTGCATCCCTCATGCAAGCAGCCTCTGTAAATATCATGTCTGCAAGCGAGGACAGAAGCTTCTTCTGTAAACCATAAGTACATGAACTCCACATCTTCAGGTCCAACAGCAAAGTACTGAAAAGCTGCACTTTAAGCTCATGGTTGTTTCTTTGAGATTGGCACAAGGATACAATTGCATCAACTAGCTCCTCATCAGTCACTGCCTCCCCCTCTCCACCTTCCATCTTTGGAAATGCTTGTAATTGGTAATGTAAAACACGTGACAAAATCTCCGGTGAACATGTCCGACATAATTCTTCATTATTTCCAGGATGCTGAATAGCCAGGGAAATAATCCTGAAAATTGGGGCAGAAAGAGAAGCAGTGGCAATCGACAATTCACCAAGCATAGGTTCAAGACTATCCATCTGCACATTGCTTATAGTCAACGGAAGTAAAGCCATTGGACCCCCATAGGCTAAGGCCCATAAAGACTCCGCAGGCCGCACACGAGATGAAACATGAACCAACCCAAGAACTTCTGCAGGCCTTCGGTGAGTGCCTACAGTTCAAAAGAAGATATTATCAATAAAATCATGTACATGACCGAACGTGTCAAAGTGCCACTATGAGGAAGCTTGGGAATTTTTTGACATTCAGTTAGCCCAGTACATATCAAAAATCAATAATCTGACATCATTTCAGCAACAAGGAACATGATATATCAATTACTTTGCACACTGAAAAGGGTATAGATGACTCAAGAGAGTGTCATCACAAAGATTTATCAACAATTGACAGAAACTACTGGCATTGAAGATATGATTCACCTGTGAGTAAATACAATTTCTTGGTAGAAACTACAGTTAGCAGCTTGCTCTCAAGAGCTCCCACCTCATTTTTGAGAACTCTTATGTTTTGCTATGGGAAAAGCCCTATTTTGGTCATTCGACTTTAGGATACAGTTTGTGTTCagactgaattttttttcaaggatGCTATTATGGAAACAAATTGAGAAAATTGCTGGACAACCAAAACTTTTTAAAGATACTATTTACGGACCATTAAATGAAAGTTTCTGAACCAAAGCGGGCCATTGAAAAGTTAAAGGTCCTAAGAGAAATCAGAGCCCTTTTTTTATTGGTCAAAGGCACATTAGTTATATGACTTTGAGCATAACAATTTGTTTTGTCCAGAGCAAGAATTTAAATAATGTGTTCAGGAGTTTGAGTAACATAACATTTCTGTATCTATACCTATTTCACTAAAACTGGAACCAACAAGGATGTGTAAATTGGACCTAAAACATATAAGTTGATGTTAATGTGGGAAAAGGGGTAAACTACTCCGTCAacaaaagggggggggggacaaACCTGCTGAGCCAGAAGGGGAAGCATCTGGACATAATCGTCCATTCAGAAGACTAGGATGATAAAGAAGATGTAAGCATCCTCCTATCTGTTGGTTCAATGTAAAACTCTCTTCGGCCATGTTCTTAACATGGTcattggttgctctccaaggcAAACCTGCACCATTTCCAAAACTAGGGAGTACATCTCCTCCACGGGATGCCAGACGACCCATCCTTTCTGGCCCAATTGGCTCCCTAAAAATGTATATAGGTCCCATTTCTGCAAACAATGGACATTGTCGCCTCCGCCTCTGCAGGCCTGCAATAGTTGGTGGAGGATTCGTTCCAATGCAGCAAAATGCTAGTGGTTTTGAGATGCGTGGGAACTCAAAAGGACGACTCTCATGCAAGCTTCCATCAATGTACAACCGCAATTCACTGTCGCCCTTTCCAAGCAAACCATGCTTGTTTGTGTGCTCCAACCCAACGAAGTACCATCGCTGAGGTTTAAACGCATAAGTGAAGTGCAGAGAAGCCTTCTTACCCCTCCCACCCCCACTTTCCACCACCAAGAACTGTCCATGGAAGTAAGCCTCCACACCCTGATTATCTGAAGAGAGAAAGCTAAAAAGTCTAGGCATGTGTGTTGTTCCTTCTCCTGCAAGAGCGCtggctgcagcagctgctgacATTGCTGATGATTTTCCAGATGTTGCTGCGGCTGCAGCAGCAATGGCAGCTGCAGCTGTTGCTGTACTAAGTGTATCTGAGAATGATTCTATGTAAATCCAAGTAGCAAACCCGTAGCCATTAGAGAAGGGCCACCTGCTGTCACCAGGGCCAAGCAAGCCAGAGCTCTCCCCGTCAAACTCAAATGTCGCAGCAGGACCTCTTGCTTCCTCACTCCCCATGGCTTTCTCAAGTGCCAGCATCAGTGGTGTTGCCCAGCTTGTACCAAGCGCCTTCTTAACCAAACCAAGCCACGAATGCAAGTCCTTCACGCTAAGCGAGTGCCCACCCAATAGCCGGATGCAATGGAGCAGTGGTGTTCCGTCCCAGCTACTTGCCCGACCCATTCCAATGAGTAGCTTCTCAGCAGAATCGAGGAGGACGGGTAGAAGGCCCGATGAAGAGCACATGGCACGATTGCGTGTGCAGGCGCGGAGCGTGGCGTGAATGCCCACGGCCATACGAGTGCGCGGAGATGGCTCATCGCCGCAGGGGAGGTAAGGCAGGAGCTCCGCGGCAACAACGGCGGCTCTCGAGTTGAACATGATGCTTGGGGGAGCGCCGGTGCCGGTCTTGTCTTCTACCTCGTCGAGGCCATCGGCGCCGCCCATGGTGCCAAGCAGCACGTCCACGACGGTGTGCGGCAACTCGCCCTGTTCCTCGGAGACCATCTCGTGGAGGCGGtccaccccggccgccgccgcggccccgccTCCGACCATGATCGCGTCGTCGACCGCCCGCACAACCTCCTGCGGGGCGTCCGGCGGCACGCCCAGCGGCCgaggccttctcctcctcggcggcggcggcgacggctccgACCGCGCCGGCGTGACCGCCACCGACGTGCCCGCGCTCGTATCCGGATCCAGCTCGCTCCCCTCTGCACGCACCTCGTCGGCGAGCGGGACCGCCGAGAACTGCTCGTCGGAGTCCTGCCCCgggggcggcggctccggcgaggaATCCAACGACTCGCGGGGTTCCTCCGCCATTGCTAGGGCTTTACGACATCAACACCAAACACCGAACAAGGTCTCGGGAATAAAAATGCGGGCGGAATCGGTCAACGACAGTGAAAACCGCGAGCGAttcgagagagagagcggggGTGGAGTGGAAGGGGGCAGGTGAGCAGCGCGCAATGCGGAGGCGCGCAGATCTGGAGAGATCCACGGGGGCGTTCGGGGGTGGGATTGGCCTTGCGGCGCAGCGGCGGAGAGGTTGGGGATCAGCGGCGGTGCATGGCGAGATCCGCGAGGCGGAGAGGATGGGTGGGGAGATCAGATGGACGAACTGGACgagaagaagagcaggaagggGGAGAGGTAGTAGACGAcgtggcgcggccggcgggttCACGGTCACGGGTCGCGGCCGCTTTCCAGTGTCGCAGCCTCGCACCCAGTCGCAGGCGTTTGGACTTTGGTGCCGCGGTTTGGGCCTTCGCGGCGCATTGCACCCGTTAAGGAAGCTGACTAACAAGTTGGGCCTGGTGGCCCATGTGACAGAGACAGACAACGAACACCAATTCAACGAGCAGGAATATACACTTGTTGTACgtgatgaaatttttttatgaatctGGCAAATACGGTTTTGGAGTTTTGATCTAAGCACAACCCCTAGATGGAAGTTGAATCCAACATGATTTCATTTCAAGAGAAGTTCAACTCATTCAAGATCAACAGCACATGCAGGGCCAGGCATGATGGAGGAGCTGCTGAGCAGCATCGATGCAGGACCCAACAATAAAAAGGAGCAACGTACTACTCCTATTGCTTCAATGCTTGCAGACAAAGGAAAGGTATGGCTCAACCGATGGTCGTTCACACGATTGCGATTTGCAAACTGAATGTTACGGAGTACTTACGATCGAAGTAGGATGCGGCCTACTCCCATGGACGTAAACACGTTTAAGACAGTATACATGCATGAACTGAATAGCAGAAAGGGGCATTTTCTCGTCCATGTACTATTACTGCTAGTTATTCCAATCTGGCAATGCTCGATTAGTGACCTATATGTGCAAGTGATTACAATTTAATTACAAAGAACTTTGACGAGTACCACATGGACTGATTAAAAAATCTCAGTTAATTCTCTCCGCGAACTACTGTGACGTTCAAAAAGTGATTAGTAGGTGAGCTCGCCTGACAGTCTGACACGACTCAGAAAGATTGATTAGTCCAGATCTTCGCGAGGTCATGTGCAAAGTTGAAAGCAGCAGTGCAGCATTATACTCGTTGGGTCGGTGCAACTTTGAAGACACGCTACACAGCCAAGCATCTAGTTAGTGTTCCAGACTTCCAGTCACGCAGTGCTGCAGAAGCCGGACGCGATGAACTTGTATCCCTTCTGGCTTGAGGCAATGCCATACACAGCTAAATGCTTGCCTGAATTGTGCAGGCTGACTTTTGCAATCTTGCTGGAACTGTGGTTATTGTCTTTTCTTATTCTAGATTTTGAATTTCCATTTGCATGCTTTCCAAGCTCTCCGTGCATTTcgtgcaaagaaaacaaatattataCAAAATTCCTGAAacatttttaaagaaactttccaACTTCATATTAGTTTAACTCATTCATTTATATCCTCAGACAACTACATAAAAACCAGATTATGCATAATTTAATCAATTTCAATTATCTTAAACGGGATGTGTGTGTTAGTTTTGCAGGGTGTAGGAGCACTGCTATGCATACAACTCATGCATATGACTAGCGTGCGACTCACCTTATGAGACTAATCAGTTTGCTCGGATTCTTTTCATGCTCAAGTCTTTCACAGCTTAGTCATAGTCGTACATGGGTCGTATGCAAAGTGATTCGGAGGGCGTAGTACGAGTACAAGTACAAGTACCCCAAGGGAAATCTTTTTCGGATTTCCGTAGACTACCTAAATCGCTACCATGACTTATGACCAAAATGTACTGAGGGAGTTCACAGTGGGCTTGTGTAGCGTTCAGCATCACCCTCCCACGTCTGCAAAGGAGAAAGTCACATGTCACGTTTTCTTCCAGGCCCACCAAAATAAAGTTCTTATGTCCAAAGTTTGCCACCGGTTCTTGGAGAGAAGCTACTCGTTTGGGTGGATAAAAGCTAAGAGTACTAGTACTCATTTGGATgggaagaaaaaggagagagatgaaaagTGAAAAGTTTGTCACTGGTGGGACCCCCTACTAGTACTTGCACTGTGGAGTATGAAGCTTATGAGGTTCTTCGTCTACGTAGTATACGAGGAACAGTAAAAATCGGCGACGCACTGTGAACGCCCTGAAGATGCCTCACTTCAGGCGGAGCCTCTCCGATAGACCGATTATTTGAGCCTCTCCACTTGGATGATAGACCGACTATTTAAGCTTGGAAGGAGTTGCTTTCCTCCTTTCTCTCCGTTAATTTGTAATCTGTAATTTGAACAATTTGCTATGTATCTCTTTCCTCTAATTAGCTCTCCCCCTGTTGATATTTCAAAAAACAACACTCACTGGAATACTGGAAGCAGCTAGCACCCCAAAGATCATTCAAATCACAGATGGACAATAGACATAGGTAACGGCGCTTAATTGATTACTCTGTGCATTAGCATTTGTTTACCTCAGCTTCCCCCAACCCAAGGGCCAAGGCCCCAATCCCAAGCGTCGACCGACAACAAACGGCCCCATTGTCCTGTAGTatttccagtaaaaaaaaaacaaccctaTTGCTTCACTTATTCGAGAAATAAGTGAAACGATGTAAATCCTATTGCTTCACTTATTCGAGAAATAAGTGAAACGAAGTATTTACAtataaaaagtaatttgtaaataatttttttatgtacgtgttcttaacgatttaAAATCAAAGGTCAAAAATAAacttagatgaaaaaaaaaacataaaatcaactctaaaaattgaaaattcaaattttagctgataagtataagcataagcgaaaagatgaggctgaaAGCAAGCAGAGCTGCGGAGGAACCTTGAAACTGATCGAAACCCACCAGGTTTCAGCCACCCGTTTGCTCGAAATGAACCAGAATGAAGCGCTCAGGCAGAGCCGCAGAGGCGAACATCACATCCTTGCCGTATTTTCCTCTTCGATTCAAATACCATGCGGCACGCACGGCCTGTTGGCCTGATTCTGGATTCCAGTCGCTCACATACACAGCCACGCAGGAATTCATATGGCACATCAATACATATATGTACCTCAGCAATAACAGGAAAAATCGATATTGGAATAACGGGTCTAGAATGGGCCAGATCGGAGAAGATAAAAGATCATCTAGTTTACAGGAGTACTAATTAATGAATTGACAGTACTCTGATCGACAGGTAGGATCAAACACTGAAAGCCTGCATATATGCAGGAACCCGATGCAAAAACAAGCATTGTTCTGTTCCTGCTGGAGCATgagagcatgcatgcatatatatatgcctgATCGCTTGATCAGCTAGCACGCGCGTACGATTGATTAAGGGAGGCTTGGGAACATCTTGGTTAATTCAGAGGGCTCTCGCTTTGACGATGTCCATGCTCATCTCGCTGGGATCGGTCGCCTGCAGCTCCACCTGGATCCCGTCCAGCTCCCTCTTGAACCGGTCCTTGGAGCTCGCGTACAGCATCTTGCTCCTCACCTTCGACGTGTCCGGCGACCTGGAAACCAAGTGATCACACCGCAGATTCAGAGATCCAAGATTAGTCGAGGCATGCAATTCAATGTGAAggcaaaaattaattaaaaggcGCTGGTTAAATTCATATATTTTACcaggagatgaagaagatctTGCTCTTCTGGCAGTTCTCGTCGGTGACGAAGTCGAAGTCGAAGACGGCGTAGCGGCACTCGCTGGCGGGCATGGAGGCGGTGAAGTCGTCGTAGGTGTCGCCCGGCTGGCCCAGCCTGTCCACGACCACCTGCTGCGTCCGCTCGTCGATCTTGAACGTGATGAAGCGGAAGCTCCTCTTCGACTTGAGCTCCTGGAACTTGAGCTTGCACTCGTCGCCCACGGCCATCCCCGACGCTGAGTTCGCCTGCATGCCCAGAtcaagcagcaacagcaacagcagcagttAGACGTCGATCGTATTGGCATATGTAATTGGTCGATCGTATACTCACCATGGTTGATAGGTTTCGATCTCTGCACGGCGGTGACGAGGAGAGACGGAtcggcgtggaggaggaggcggtgggcaatggcgatggcgaaTGGCAAAGAGATCGATCTCCAAGGCCTGAAAGAGAGGGGGGAAGCAGGCAAAATATAGATAAGCAGCTTTGCATGGCGCCATGCCGCCACGTTTGGAGGAGGAGCCGGGCCGCGCGTTTGACCAACGATCCCCCTTCAGGGCCTTCACTACTATACGTGCGCGAGACCCAGACCAACATGCGCTCCACCACCCATCCACCCATCGCCGTGATTGCGAGACAACGGACAGGCATATGGCACGGCGCCGCAAGAGTCACAAACTCATCTTCTTGTCTGCAGCGGCTGAAtgcttcagaagttcagagaaTGCGCAATTGCTTCAGAAGTTCATCTTTGGGGCAGCAAATACTGCTCCAGAAATCTATAACGCGGTTTATTTGAGTCGTCAAGCGCACTAGATTCTTCAACTGGTATTTAAACGAATTATTGATGACTATGATGGTAACAAAACAACTAGAGACTGGCAGAGAAGAGGCGTTAACAGACTGGCAGAGCTCCTTGAATCAACACAAACGCAATGTTGACACCCAAGAACATCACTTCTCAAAACATTGAACAGTAGATCATATTAAATTCCCGTTGTACGTTACAAAACCGTGATCCCCCAATAGACAAAATTGTTCGGAAGGATCTTCTTCTGTATCATTACTGGTAAGCTACAAAGGTTACATAGTTTAACCAAAGAATTTTACAACTTTCGGAGCTTGTTTTACTTTTGCCTTTGTGTTGGTATTCTTGTCACCATCGCCTGTCTCTGTGGTAGATTTTGAACTAGATTGTTTAGCCTTCTTTGCCTTGGTGTGtcttgtttcttcttcttcaataaAATCGTCATCAAGGTCATCTCCACCCCGGAGAACAGCATTGTCTTCCAGGTGATGCTCCTCCGTATTGAAAGCTAGAAATAAGCAGAAGACCAAATAAATGAGCGGCTACTAATAATTGTACGGAAAAAAGTTACCAGATGTTTGATAGCACCATCGGACAAAATTATAGACCATCTCAAACATATAAGAAATCATAACTTATCTCACACATTAGCATGATGGCATCTGCTTGGCGCCTTAGCCAGACTGCTACTACTAAAGGCGTATTCACCCAATTACCCATCGGCACAGATTCTATGTTACAGTATAGCATCATGTTATGTTTCtttaacaaaacaaaagaggCACGCCTGGCAGGCTAGTCATTTTCTCCTCATAAGGTTAGCCAAATGCTTACATCTAAGTATTAATCCTTAATTCTCACATGGATAGAAAAGGTAAACATAATCTGTTCTTCTTTCTCCAATGTATTGTCAAAACAAGCGTATGGTCTATACATCCATGAAAACACTTCAATGGTTATTTACTAAATGTAAACAGTATTAATAACAAGTGGATACAAAGATCAGCTACAAGAAGTTAGTGaaagttccaaattttttaaaatgaatCAGCAATAGTACAATACACATGATACCGTGGAGGAATGTTAAGACAGTTCCCACAAAATGTTACAGTTGAGGTTTGTGTTTACCATCATCCCCGGAAGATATCAAGTCTTGCCTCCCTCTGTTTGGACAATGCTTGGCCAGGTGTGTAACTTCACCACATATCTTACAGCAACCTCCCTAACAAATGTATAGAGTTAGAATCCACACGTAATGGAGACATGCAACTAAATAAAGGAAAGATAATGCAAGCAGAACATCCTTCAAAGTGGACATTTTGAGCCCCTAAATGCAGAATGTTATCTCAGTCCAAGATCTTGTGGTGAGAAGGGGCAACAGAGTATCTGATAATACCTTTGGATAAATGCCGTGTTTGTTTTCAGGACAATTCTTGCTCAAATGTCCCTGCTGTTTGCAGACAAAACAGCTTGCGAACTTTGTACCCCCTGTATGCAAAAATCATGCTAAATGTGTTAGGAAATCATATGGCTGAGGGTAACTATTTGCAGGTATCGAGTATGGAAACTGGCAACTGTATGAGATGAAAGGATGTATTGTTTACCATTTTCAATGGGTTTGGGGCACTTGGAAAGTGAGTGCCCAGATTCACCACAATTATAACAgaatttcttcaaattttcatcATTTTTGTCAGGGCAATTCTTCAGGCTATGACCTCGTTGCCTGCAGAGCAAGCAAATctgaaagaagaaaatataaatattaaattttagcttGAAAACCACAAATGAACTGGTCAGACTTTGAGGCAACTaagtactgaaaaaaaaatactactgaCTGAAAATATAGAACTGTGACAGCCAGAATCCACTGATTAAAGGTTGGAATGGAAGCAGTAAAACACTTATCAGGATGGCCTCCAGAAGTCACCGTTTTGCCATTCACCTAGAGATAGATACAACGTGTGATAAAACAAAAAAGTACAGAACAACCAATACACGCACTGCCCAGTGCCCACTGCTAGGTATTGCCTAACGTAAATAACACCCCGCAACATTAAACAGAACAAGGCATTAACAGAACAATAAACAGAAAACTCATACTGATATCGTTGGTTTTAACCCCCAATAATAACAGAAAGTCAGAAAGTACAAATGCTGATCT is part of the Oryza glaberrima chromosome 4, OglaRS2, whole genome shotgun sequence genome and encodes:
- the LOC127771662 gene encoding uncharacterized protein LOC127771662 → MANKRQREARKRFREANPGLFPANPTPPADGTKKKKNNKKSMFKKTSKAGGGGAGRSKHPLRVPGMRPGERCFICKAADHVAKVCPEKSLWEKNKICLLCRQRGHSLKNCPDKNDENLKKFCYNCGESGHSLSKCPKPIENGGTKFASCFVCKQQGHLSKNCPENKHGIYPKGGCCKICGEVTHLAKHCPNRGRQDLISSGDDAFNTEEHHLEDNAVLRGGDDLDDDFIEEEEANSASGMAVGDECKLKFQELKSKRSFRFITFKIDERTQQVVVDRLGQPGDTYDDFTASMPASECRYAVFDFDFVTDENCQKSKIFFISWSPDTSKVRSKMLYASSKDRFKRELDGIQVELQATDPSEMSMDIVKARAL